In Brevibacillus brevis, a genomic segment contains:
- a CDS encoding DMT family transporter, with translation MEKSLDKPLIPPYLALLLGVVAVSTSAIFVKLSHAPSPIIATYRLVFSVVLTLPFLLWNRGALGEIGRMGKKVWQLCLLSGAFLASHFLLWFESLNYTSVASSTVLVTLQPLFAFIGGYFFFGERVRPLALTGGLLAIVGSFVIGWGDFRVGGMALWGDFLALLGAGTVTGYWLVGQYVRQHLSSFSYTLVVYSATSAILVAYDLVLGYPLAGYPAADWGWFFCLALFPTLLGHSIFNWVIKWLNTTTISMGILGEPIGTAILAYFILGETVTLSQWIGGLIIIAGIYLFIRYNQASAKGVTPVEPKATAAPEKLA, from the coding sequence ATGGAAAAGTCTTTGGATAAACCGCTGATCCCCCCGTATTTGGCACTTTTGCTCGGGGTCGTCGCCGTATCTACCTCGGCGATCTTCGTCAAGCTGTCTCATGCGCCCTCCCCGATCATCGCGACCTACCGGCTCGTGTTCTCGGTGGTTCTGACGCTGCCGTTTTTGCTCTGGAACCGCGGAGCCTTGGGAGAAATCGGCAGGATGGGCAAAAAGGTGTGGCAGCTCTGCCTCTTGTCCGGCGCGTTTTTGGCCAGCCACTTTCTTCTTTGGTTTGAGTCGCTGAATTACACGTCTGTCGCCAGTTCTACGGTCCTTGTCACGTTGCAGCCGCTGTTTGCCTTTATCGGCGGATACTTCTTTTTTGGAGAACGCGTCCGTCCTCTCGCCTTGACTGGTGGACTTTTGGCGATCGTAGGCAGCTTCGTAATCGGCTGGGGGGACTTCCGCGTCGGCGGCATGGCTCTGTGGGGCGATTTTCTCGCACTGCTCGGTGCCGGCACCGTCACGGGCTATTGGCTGGTCGGACAGTACGTCCGGCAGCACTTGTCCTCCTTTTCGTACACACTGGTCGTCTATTCCGCCACTAGCGCCATCCTCGTCGCGTACGATCTGGTGCTGGGCTATCCCCTCGCAGGGTATCCGGCAGCGGACTGGGGCTGGTTTTTCTGCCTGGCTCTCTTCCCGACGCTGCTCGGCCACTCCATCTTCAATTGGGTGATCAAATGGCTCAATACGACGACGATCTCCATGGGGATCCTGGGGGAACCGATCGGAACGGCGATTCTGGCGTATTTCATTCTGGGCGAAACCGTGACCCTGTCTCAATGGATCGGCGGCCTGATCATCATCGCCGGCATCTATCTGTTTATCCGCTACAATCAAGCATCCGCAAAAGGAGTGACACCTGTTGAGCCAAAAGCAACCGCAGCCCCGGAAAAGCTTGCGTGA
- the polA gene encoding DNA polymerase I — translation MSHFVLIDGNSIANRAFYALPLLSTSAGLHTNAVLGFTTMLLKVLEEMEPTHIMVAFDAGKVVFRHTEYAEYKGGRAKTPPELSEQFPLIRELLDAFSIKRFELEGYEADDIIGTLTKRADEQNWKTTVITGDKDMLQLVSDHVSVALTRKGVSEIELYTPQEIQEKYGLAPLQIIDLKGLMGDSSDNIPGVPGVGEKTALKLLHEYGSVEAVLENVDRVSGKKLQENLRENVDKAKMSKELATILREAPVELDVEATGYSGYDGAVLAEFFKKMEFKSLLPKIKVDAPAKGEEKAAPFQFEVVTAETADRFADKLTSPMAIYVEMDGDNYHHAPILGFGLSADDTVLYVPWDVAKDWQAFCKWLADDTQKKWTFDGKRDTVGLAWHGLEILGIDFDVYLASYLLNATESNPTLDSIASQYAKVRVLADEEVYGKGAKRMLPESDVLSEHVAHKAAAIWQSVPVLREQLAENQMNELLDDLEAPLSMVLAQMEKQGVKVNRDRLAQMGVELDAKLEELTGQIYELAGRTFNINSPKQLGEILFDVLDLPVLKKTKTGPSTSADVLEKLAPYHPIIDAILTFRQLGKLRSTYIEGLTKEIHSQSSKVHTLYNQATTATGRLSSTDPNLQNIPIRMEEGRKIREAFIPSEEGWYMLAADYSQIELRILAHISGDENLIDAFRRGMDIHTRTAMDVFGVGEGEVTSLMRRQAKAVNFGIVYGISDYGLSQNLGITRKEAGDFIERYFSVFSGVKHWMEEIVKQAKQDGYVTTLLNRRRYLPDIRSSNFNLRSFAERTAMNTPIQGTAADVIKLAMIRMQESLREKGLKSRMLLQVHDELVFEVPQDELEAMQQLVPEVMESALELNVPLKVDVNYGQSWYDAK, via the coding sequence TTGAGCCATTTTGTGTTGATTGACGGAAACAGCATCGCCAACCGTGCTTTTTACGCGTTGCCGCTGCTGTCCACTTCAGCGGGATTGCATACGAACGCCGTGCTGGGTTTCACCACGATGCTGCTGAAGGTGTTGGAGGAAATGGAGCCGACGCATATCATGGTAGCGTTTGACGCGGGCAAAGTGGTGTTTCGCCATACGGAATATGCGGAATATAAAGGAGGACGGGCCAAGACGCCGCCGGAGCTGTCCGAACAGTTTCCGCTCATTCGCGAGCTGCTGGACGCCTTTTCCATCAAGCGTTTCGAGCTGGAAGGGTACGAGGCGGACGACATTATCGGGACGTTGACCAAGAGGGCGGATGAACAAAACTGGAAGACGACGGTCATTACGGGCGACAAGGACATGCTCCAGCTCGTTTCCGACCACGTATCGGTCGCGCTGACACGCAAGGGCGTCAGCGAAATCGAGCTGTACACCCCACAGGAAATCCAGGAAAAGTACGGTCTTGCGCCCCTGCAAATCATCGATCTGAAGGGCCTCATGGGGGATTCTTCCGACAATATTCCGGGGGTCCCGGGAGTCGGAGAAAAGACAGCCCTGAAGCTGCTGCATGAATACGGCTCGGTAGAAGCCGTGCTGGAAAACGTCGACCGCGTATCCGGCAAAAAACTCCAGGAAAACCTTCGCGAGAACGTGGACAAGGCCAAGATGAGCAAAGAGCTGGCCACGATTCTGCGAGAAGCGCCAGTCGAGCTGGATGTGGAGGCGACCGGCTATTCCGGGTATGATGGCGCCGTCCTGGCCGAGTTCTTTAAAAAGATGGAATTCAAATCCCTCCTGCCCAAGATCAAGGTGGATGCGCCCGCGAAAGGCGAAGAGAAGGCAGCGCCGTTCCAGTTTGAGGTCGTCACGGCGGAAACCGCGGACCGATTCGCGGACAAGCTGACCTCCCCGATGGCGATTTACGTCGAGATGGACGGGGACAACTACCATCACGCTCCGATCCTCGGCTTCGGACTTTCGGCAGACGACACGGTGCTGTACGTTCCGTGGGATGTGGCGAAGGACTGGCAGGCGTTTTGCAAGTGGCTGGCTGACGACACACAGAAAAAGTGGACGTTTGACGGAAAACGCGATACAGTCGGGCTCGCGTGGCACGGGCTGGAGATCCTTGGCATCGACTTCGACGTCTACCTCGCTTCCTATTTGCTGAACGCGACGGAGAGCAACCCCACCCTCGATTCGATCGCTTCCCAGTATGCCAAGGTGCGCGTCCTGGCCGACGAAGAGGTGTACGGCAAGGGGGCCAAACGGATGCTGCCGGAGTCGGACGTACTGAGCGAGCACGTGGCGCATAAGGCTGCCGCCATTTGGCAGAGCGTTCCGGTGCTTCGGGAGCAGCTCGCGGAAAACCAGATGAACGAGCTCTTGGACGATCTGGAAGCGCCGCTCAGCATGGTGCTGGCCCAGATGGAAAAGCAAGGAGTCAAGGTAAACCGCGACCGCCTGGCGCAAATGGGAGTCGAGCTGGATGCCAAGCTGGAAGAGCTGACAGGGCAGATCTACGAGCTCGCCGGACGGACCTTCAATATCAACTCGCCGAAGCAATTGGGCGAGATTCTGTTCGACGTGCTGGACCTGCCCGTTTTGAAAAAGACCAAGACCGGGCCGTCAACCAGCGCGGATGTGTTGGAAAAACTGGCGCCTTACCACCCGATCATCGATGCGATCCTGACCTTCCGTCAGCTCGGCAAGCTGCGCTCTACCTACATCGAAGGGTTGACCAAGGAAATCCACAGCCAGTCGAGCAAGGTGCACACGCTGTACAATCAGGCCACGACCGCGACCGGACGCCTGTCCAGCACGGATCCAAACCTGCAGAACATCCCGATCCGGATGGAAGAGGGCCGCAAAATTCGTGAGGCTTTCATCCCTTCCGAGGAAGGCTGGTACATGCTCGCGGCGGACTATTCGCAGATCGAGCTGCGCATTCTGGCGCACATTTCCGGGGATGAAAACCTGATCGACGCTTTCCGCAGAGGGATGGACATCCATACCCGCACCGCAATGGATGTATTCGGCGTCGGTGAAGGGGAAGTCACCTCCCTGATGCGCCGCCAGGCCAAGGCTGTCAACTTCGGGATCGTATACGGCATCAGCGACTACGGGCTTTCGCAAAACCTGGGGATCACGCGTAAGGAAGCGGGAGACTTTATCGAGCGTTACTTCTCCGTGTTTTCAGGCGTCAAGCATTGGATGGAAGAGATTGTCAAGCAGGCAAAGCAGGACGGCTATGTCACTACCCTGTTGAACCGTCGCCGCTACTTGCCTGACATCCGCAGCAGCAACTTCAACCTGCGCTCGTTTGCAGAACGCACGGCGATGAATACGCCGATCCAGGGTACGGCTGCCGATGTCATCAAGCTGGCGATGATCCGCATGCAGGAAAGCCTGAGGGAAAAAGGGCTGAAGAGCCGCATGCTGCTGCAGGTGCACGACGAATTGGTCTTCGAGGTGCCGCAGGATGAGCTGGAAGCCATGCAGCAGCTGGTGCCCGAGGTCATGGAGAGCGCGCTTGAGCTGAACGTTCCGCTCAAGGTCGACGTGAATTATGGACAGAGCTGGTATGACGCCAAGTAG
- a CDS encoding lytic transglycosylase domain-containing protein: MKLGRRAALILLILASVFLLLNTSLVWKWMYPIKYQKEILSASQTYQVDPYLILAVIRSESGFETDRVSKKGAVGLMQIMPDTAAWIVKQAGFQPTSDQYLYDPVMNIRIGTWYLNFLMDRYKGDLVKVIAAYNAGPGKVSGWLEGEQWSGRLEHIEDIPFGETRQYVQRVLYYHDRYKNIYSTDLR, translated from the coding sequence ATGAAGCTCGGTCGCCGGGCAGCGCTGATTCTGCTCATCTTGGCGAGCGTCTTTTTGCTGCTCAACACTTCTCTGGTATGGAAGTGGATGTATCCGATCAAATACCAGAAGGAGATCCTATCAGCCTCGCAGACCTATCAGGTAGATCCGTACCTCATCCTGGCCGTGATCCGATCCGAGAGCGGATTTGAGACCGATCGTGTCTCGAAAAAAGGAGCGGTCGGCCTGATGCAAATCATGCCGGACACCGCAGCGTGGATCGTCAAGCAGGCAGGCTTTCAGCCCACGAGCGACCAGTACTTGTACGATCCTGTCATGAATATCCGGATCGGGACGTGGTACCTCAACTTTTTGATGGATCGCTATAAAGGAGATCTGGTCAAAGTCATCGCCGCCTACAACGCCGGGCCCGGCAAAGTCAGCGGGTGGCTGGAAGGCGAGCAGTGGAGCGGCCGGCTGGAGCATATCGAGGACATCCCCTTTGGAGAGACGCGCCAGTACGTGCAGCGCGTCCTTTACTATCACGACCGCTATAAAAACATATACAGTACCGACTTGCGATAA
- the mutM gene encoding DNA-formamidopyrimidine glycosylase encodes MPELPEVETVVRTLRGLVVGKTIERVSVTLPRIVRFPDDTEAFKAGLTGQTIHEIKRRAKFIQFVLDRDVLVSHLRMEGRYGLYAAQDPVEKHTHVIFHFTDGTELRYRDVRQFGTMDLFPLGMETQAGPLAKLGVEPLEEAFTADVLRQLLKDRATKIKPLLLNQECIVGLGNIYVDESLFKAGIHPEKPAGKLTKKQVARLHESIVATLSEAVEQGGSSIKSYVNGQGEMGMFQQSLLVYGRKDEPCVNCGTPIVRLVVGGRGTHICPACQKKG; translated from the coding sequence ATGCCGGAGTTGCCAGAGGTGGAGACCGTCGTTCGCACGCTGCGCGGGCTGGTGGTCGGAAAGACGATTGAGCGGGTCAGCGTCACGCTGCCACGCATTGTCCGGTTTCCGGATGACACAGAAGCATTCAAGGCAGGGCTAACTGGGCAAACGATTCATGAGATCAAGCGCCGGGCGAAGTTCATTCAATTCGTTTTGGATCGGGATGTGCTCGTCTCGCATCTGCGGATGGAAGGGCGGTACGGACTTTACGCGGCGCAGGACCCTGTGGAAAAGCATACGCATGTCATTTTCCACTTCACGGACGGGACGGAGCTGCGTTACCGGGACGTGCGCCAGTTCGGGACGATGGACCTCTTCCCGCTGGGGATGGAGACCCAGGCCGGCCCGCTCGCGAAGCTAGGCGTCGAGCCGCTGGAAGAAGCCTTCACGGCAGACGTTTTGCGCCAGCTGCTGAAAGACCGTGCGACAAAAATCAAGCCGCTCCTGCTGAACCAGGAATGTATCGTGGGACTAGGGAATATTTATGTGGACGAGTCGCTCTTTAAGGCGGGGATTCACCCCGAGAAGCCGGCGGGCAAACTGACCAAAAAGCAGGTGGCTCGCCTGCATGAGAGCATCGTCGCCACGTTGTCGGAGGCCGTGGAACAGGGCGGCAGCTCGATCAAATCGTACGTCAACGGACAAGGCGAGATGGGCATGTTCCAGCAATCGCTCCTGGTCTACGGACGAAAGGATGAGCCTTGTGTAAACTGCGGGACGCCCATCGTCCGACTGGTCGTGGGAGGCAGGGGCACGCATATCTGTCCCGCATGTCAGAAGAAGGGATGA
- a CDS encoding N-acetylmuramoyl-L-alanine amidase — protein sequence MKKIILLFAAMLALSVCFPSRSEAIPLTPINILIDVGHGGVDSGTSFGKLYEKDINLQIAKVLYKELTDAGYRVALNREEDIALSDDNRWLNTRSRHIRDLAQRRNLAKELRPQMMLSLHVNWSSDKRRRGPVVLYQRNDQSFMLAQLVQDSLDRLSGTHDKPVKGGTYYVLRHSYCPTVIIEMGFISNARDREMLTSPQGQEKIAQAIKAGVSEYVLLTGNLKMEGKVEEKTEESFWKILMDRLMN from the coding sequence ATGAAAAAAATCATCCTTTTATTCGCAGCTATGCTGGCCCTTTCGGTTTGTTTTCCAAGTCGCAGCGAAGCGATCCCGCTTACGCCCATCAACATCCTGATTGATGTCGGACATGGAGGTGTCGATTCAGGAACGTCGTTTGGCAAGTTGTACGAAAAGGACATCAACCTGCAAATTGCCAAGGTGCTGTACAAGGAGTTGACGGACGCGGGGTACCGAGTGGCACTGAACCGGGAGGAAGACATCGCCTTAAGTGACGACAACCGCTGGCTCAATACGCGCTCGCGGCACATCCGGGATTTGGCCCAGCGGCGAAATCTGGCCAAGGAGCTCCGTCCCCAGATGATGCTCAGCCTGCATGTCAATTGGTCGTCTGACAAGCGTCGGCGTGGCCCCGTCGTGTTGTATCAGCGCAACGATCAAAGCTTCATGCTTGCGCAGCTGGTCCAGGATTCGCTGGATCGGCTGTCAGGCACGCACGACAAGCCCGTGAAGGGAGGGACGTATTACGTGCTGCGGCACAGCTACTGTCCCACTGTCATTATCGAAATGGGATTCATCAGCAACGCGAGGGACCGGGAAATGCTGACCAGCCCTCAAGGGCAAGAAAAAATCGCTCAGGCCATCAAAGCCGGCGTGAGCGAGTATGTCCTCCTGACAGGCAACTTGAAAATGGAGGGGAAGGTCGAAGAAAAGACGGAAGAAAGTTTTTGGAAGATCCTAATGGACCGGCTGATGAATTAA
- a CDS encoding glyceraldehyde-3-phosphate dehydrogenase: protein MTIKIGINGFGRIGRMVFRRAIQDPNIEIVAINASYPPETLAHLLKYDTIHGRMQNKVEVQGNKILVDGKPTVVLSDRDPLKLPWGELGVEIVVEATGKFKDREGAGKHLQSGAKKVVITAPAKEEDATIVMGVNESIYDHANHHIVSNASCTTNCLAPVAKVLHDAFGIEQGLMTTIHAMTNDQVNIDNPHKDLRRARAAGESIIPTTTGAARAVGKVLPELNGKLNGFSLRVPTPNVSVVDLVVNTKKPVTVEEVNRVLREASEGSMKGYLEFCDEPLVSSDFNGNDNSSIVDGLSTMVMGTNQVKVIAWYDNEWGYSCRVVDLVRHVSEMYNQAKTKEAAAAGVN from the coding sequence ATGACAATCAAAATTGGTATCAATGGTTTCGGCCGTATTGGGCGCATGGTATTCCGCCGCGCTATCCAGGACCCCAACATCGAAATCGTGGCGATCAACGCCAGCTATCCTCCAGAGACACTCGCTCACTTGTTGAAATATGACACTATTCATGGACGTATGCAAAATAAAGTGGAAGTACAAGGGAACAAGATCCTCGTCGATGGCAAGCCGACTGTCGTCCTCTCCGACCGCGATCCGCTCAAGCTGCCTTGGGGCGAACTGGGCGTAGAAATCGTCGTGGAAGCGACAGGCAAGTTCAAGGACCGCGAAGGCGCAGGAAAACATCTGCAAAGCGGTGCGAAGAAAGTAGTCATTACCGCGCCAGCAAAAGAAGAAGACGCTACCATCGTCATGGGCGTAAACGAGTCGATCTACGACCATGCGAATCACCATATCGTATCCAATGCTTCCTGCACGACCAACTGTCTGGCTCCGGTGGCAAAAGTGCTGCATGACGCCTTTGGCATCGAGCAAGGCTTGATGACGACGATTCACGCGATGACAAACGATCAGGTGAACATCGACAACCCGCATAAGGATCTGCGCCGCGCTCGCGCTGCCGGAGAGTCCATCATCCCGACGACTACCGGCGCTGCCCGTGCAGTAGGCAAGGTACTGCCGGAGCTGAATGGCAAGTTGAACGGCTTCTCCCTGCGGGTACCGACTCCAAACGTATCCGTCGTCGACCTGGTCGTCAACACCAAAAAGCCGGTGACGGTGGAAGAAGTCAACCGCGTCCTGCGTGAAGCGAGCGAAGGCAGCATGAAAGGCTACCTGGAATTCTGCGACGAGCCGCTCGTATCCAGCGACTTCAACGGCAACGACAACTCCTCCATCGTAGACGGACTGTCCACCATGGTCATGGGCACGAATCAGGTGAAAGTCATCGCCTGGTACGACAACGAGTGGGGCTACTCCTGCCGCGTCGTGGATCTGGTGCGCCACGTATCCGAAATGTACAACCAGGCGAAGACCAAAGAAGCGGCGGCTGCCGGCGTCAACTAA
- a CDS encoding SRPBCC family protein translates to METGSPITITVEAIVHCPVESVWKFWTEPKHITQWNNASDDWHTPYAENDLRVGGTFVSRMEAKDGSFGFDFGGVYDEVNLNESIAYTLGDGRKVKIAFIRQGDDTKIIESFDAEGTHTVEMQQAGWQAILDNFKKYAETAKEE, encoded by the coding sequence ATGGAAACAGGAAGTCCAATTACGATCACAGTAGAAGCAATCGTTCATTGTCCCGTCGAAAGCGTCTGGAAATTTTGGACGGAGCCAAAGCATATTACCCAATGGAACAACGCGTCCGATGACTGGCACACGCCATATGCCGAGAACGATCTGCGGGTCGGCGGTACATTCGTTTCCAGAATGGAAGCCAAAGACGGCAGCTTTGGATTTGATTTCGGCGGAGTTTACGACGAGGTAAACCTGAACGAGAGCATTGCATACACGCTTGGTGACGGCAGAAAAGTGAAGATCGCATTTATTCGCCAAGGCGACGACACGAAAATCATTGAGTCGTTCGATGCAGAAGGGACCCACACCGTTGAGATGCAACAAGCCGGATGGCAGGCGATTTTGGACAATTTCAAAAAATACGCAGAAACGGCAAAGGAAGAGTAA
- a CDS encoding zinc-binding alcohol dehydrogenase family protein, producing the protein MATQMMKAVGLYRYLPIDHPESLMDIDLEKPTPSGRDLLVRVKAISVNPVDVKVRAPKERTEDSPRVLGWDVAGVVEQTGPECTLFKPGDEVYYAGSITRPGGNSEFHLVDERIAGKKPASLDFAQAAALPLTSITAWEALFDRMGISQQREDNEGKSILIIGAAGGVGSIAVQLAKHAGLTVIGTASRPESAEWARSLGADHIIDHHDDFVPQLESLGLPYVDAIFCLNSTEKHWQRMADAIAPQGKICSIVETEEPLNLTLLKNKSATFVWEFMFTRPMFQTADMIQQHHLLNELSRLVDQGVIRTTIKEKLAPLDAATLRKAHALVETGRTIGKVVVELSQ; encoded by the coding sequence ATGGCCACACAAATGATGAAAGCGGTCGGATTGTATCGCTATTTGCCTATCGATCACCCGGAAAGCCTGATGGATATCGATCTGGAGAAGCCAACGCCGAGCGGGAGGGATCTGCTTGTAAGGGTGAAGGCGATATCCGTCAACCCGGTGGACGTAAAGGTGAGGGCCCCGAAAGAGAGAACGGAGGACTCGCCAAGGGTGCTGGGCTGGGACGTTGCAGGCGTCGTTGAGCAAACAGGTCCGGAATGTACCCTGTTCAAGCCTGGAGACGAAGTTTATTACGCCGGCAGCATTACCCGCCCCGGTGGAAACAGCGAGTTTCACCTCGTCGACGAGCGCATCGCCGGAAAGAAACCGGCGTCGCTGGACTTTGCGCAAGCCGCGGCGCTGCCGCTCACGTCCATTACCGCATGGGAAGCGCTCTTCGACCGGATGGGCATCTCGCAGCAGCGGGAGGATAACGAAGGCAAATCGATCCTGATTATCGGCGCAGCCGGAGGCGTGGGTTCTATCGCCGTTCAGTTAGCCAAACATGCAGGTCTGACGGTGATCGGTACGGCTTCCCGTCCGGAATCGGCCGAATGGGCGAGAAGCTTGGGGGCCGATCATATCATCGACCATCACGATGATTTCGTCCCGCAGCTGGAGTCGCTGGGCTTGCCCTATGTCGATGCAATTTTTTGCTTGAACAGCACGGAGAAGCACTGGCAGAGGATGGCGGATGCCATTGCGCCCCAAGGCAAAATCTGCTCGATCGTCGAGACGGAGGAGCCTTTGAACTTGACGCTGCTCAAAAACAAAAGCGCTACATTCGTATGGGAATTCATGTTTACGCGTCCCATGTTCCAGACGGCGGATATGATTCAGCAGCATCATCTGCTGAACGAGTTGTCACGGTTGGTAGATCAAGGAGTGATCCGGACTACGATCAAGGAAAAGCTTGCACCGCTCGACGCAGCGACTTTGCGAAAAGCTCACGCCCTGGTGGAGACCGGCCGAACCATCGGCAAAGTCGTCGTGGAGCTTTCCCAGTAA
- a CDS encoding helix-turn-helix domain-containing protein — MRDRKSGYGHCPNDEGCPVEYTLDVIGGKWEGVLLYHLIEGPKRFNEFRKICPTITQRMLTLQLRELEEDGVVHREVYHQVPPKVEYSLTEFGRTLVPIILKMKEWGDTYKNRTSPKQGAALTNEQLT, encoded by the coding sequence ATGCGCGATCGAAAAAGCGGGTACGGCCATTGTCCAAACGATGAAGGCTGTCCGGTCGAATATACGTTGGACGTCATTGGCGGAAAGTGGGAGGGCGTGCTGCTATACCATTTGATCGAAGGTCCCAAACGGTTCAATGAATTTCGGAAGATTTGCCCGACAATCACCCAGAGGATGCTGACGCTGCAGCTCAGGGAGCTGGAGGAGGATGGCGTGGTTCACCGCGAAGTGTATCATCAGGTGCCGCCAAAGGTCGAATATTCGCTGACGGAATTCGGAAGGACACTGGTACCGATCATTCTCAAGATGAAAGAATGGGGAGATACGTACAAAAACAGAACGTCGCCAAAGCAAGGTGCAGCGTTGACGAACGAGCAGTTGACCTAA
- the coaE gene encoding dephospho-CoA kinase (Dephospho-CoA kinase (CoaE) performs the final step in coenzyme A biosynthesis.), which yields MCMILGLTGGIATGKSTVTGMLRERGIPVIDADQIAREVVEPGKPAYEAIVRHFGRDILLEDGEINRKKLGEIVFSDEAERQKLNAIVHPEVRRVMREEAEAAEANGADIVFMDIPLLFESKLQYMVEKIVLVYAPADMQLARMMERDELEEEQAHKRLKAQFPIDQKKKDADFLIDNSTTREETERQVEKLLAELRAELKS from the coding sequence ATGTGCATGATATTGGGATTGACGGGCGGTATTGCGACAGGAAAAAGCACAGTCACGGGTATGCTGCGCGAGCGGGGCATTCCTGTCATCGATGCCGATCAGATCGCCAGGGAGGTCGTCGAGCCGGGCAAGCCTGCTTATGAGGCCATTGTGCGCCACTTTGGTCGAGACATTTTACTGGAGGACGGAGAGATCAACCGAAAAAAGCTGGGGGAGATCGTGTTTTCGGACGAAGCCGAACGGCAAAAGCTGAATGCGATCGTCCATCCGGAGGTGCGGCGCGTGATGCGGGAGGAAGCGGAAGCAGCGGAGGCCAACGGGGCTGACATTGTATTTATGGACATTCCACTCTTGTTCGAGAGCAAGCTTCAGTACATGGTGGAAAAAATCGTGCTCGTATACGCTCCGGCGGACATGCAGCTCGCGCGGATGATGGAGAGGGATGAGCTGGAGGAAGAACAGGCGCATAAGCGGCTGAAGGCACAGTTTCCGATCGACCAAAAGAAAAAAGACGCCGATTTTCTGATCGATAATTCCACGACGCGGGAAGAAACCGAGCGCCAGGTGGAGAAACTGCTGGCTGAGCTTCGTGCGGAGCTGAAATCATGA
- a CDS encoding divergent polysaccharide deacetylase family protein codes for MNAMKPKHKKYVSLVAAVLLIWGTCPLALATTAPSPLPPDPATEQTKKVAFVIDDFGNNMTGTEDILALPVPLTVAVMPFMPSTKRDAELAHQKGHDVFVHMPMEPNRGKKSWLGPGAITSDLSDEEIKKRVEKAIDDVPHAIGMNNHMGSKITADEHIMRIVMGVVKERGLIYLDSKTTDKSVAIKLAKEMGVPYAENQIFLDDVYSVPHITKQMEKICKRLGQHPECVAIGHVGPPGKKTASVLRQYIPRLQKEAQFVTISHLIHQPVH; via the coding sequence ATGAACGCAATGAAACCGAAGCATAAGAAATACGTGTCTCTCGTCGCTGCCGTTCTTCTTATTTGGGGTACCTGTCCGCTCGCTCTTGCCACCACCGCCCCTTCTCCGCTCCCGCCGGATCCGGCGACCGAGCAGACAAAAAAGGTAGCCTTTGTGATCGACGATTTCGGGAACAACATGACTGGCACGGAGGACATCCTGGCGCTGCCGGTGCCGCTGACCGTGGCCGTCATGCCGTTCATGCCCAGCACCAAACGCGATGCCGAGCTCGCGCACCAAAAGGGGCACGACGTCTTCGTCCACATGCCCATGGAGCCGAACCGGGGGAAAAAATCGTGGCTGGGCCCCGGAGCGATCACCAGCGACTTGTCGGACGAAGAGATCAAGAAACGGGTGGAAAAGGCAATCGACGACGTTCCGCACGCGATCGGGATGAACAACCATATGGGCTCGAAAATTACAGCCGACGAGCACATCATGCGGATCGTCATGGGAGTCGTCAAAGAACGCGGGCTCATCTATCTGGACAGCAAAACCACGGACAAAAGCGTAGCGATCAAGCTCGCAAAAGAGATGGGCGTGCCGTATGCCGAAAACCAGATCTTCCTCGATGACGTCTATTCCGTCCCGCACATCACCAAGCAGATGGAAAAAATATGCAAGCGACTCGGCCAGCATCCGGAGTGTGTCGCCATCGGCCATGTCGGGCCTCCCGGCAAGAAGACAGCCTCCGTTTTGCGCCAGTACATCCCGAGGCTGCAAAAGGAGGCCCAATTTGTGACGATCTCTCATTTAATTCATCAGCCGGTCCATTAG